A section of the Malus sylvestris chromosome 17, drMalSylv7.2, whole genome shotgun sequence genome encodes:
- the LOC126611266 gene encoding B2 protein-like produces MGSLSSFWQLGDELRGQSKVAEDNKWLMAASKLAEQTRVKGERMNNLDLSKGPVEQRVRDKFGFQEDNKFESQYFNMLSLDSKVNENVSKISFRNGMYNMNAVYQKNNASIVGNMTGNKYNNKEINNCNNNNNESANTVEKRFKTLPATETLPRNEVLGGYIFVCNNDTMQEDLKRQLFGLPPRYRDSVRAITPGLPLFLYNYTTHQLHGIFEAASFGGSNIDPTAWEDKKCKGESRFPAQVRIRVRKICKALEEDSFRPVLHHYDGPKFRLELSVPETLNLLDLCEQAGSAA; encoded by the exons ATGGGGAGCTTGAGCAGCTTTTGGCAGTTGGGTGATGAGCTTCGAGGGCAGTCAAAAGTCGCAGAAGATAACAAATGGTTAATGGCCGCTTCAAAATTGGCTGAGCAGACAAGGGTAAAAGGCGAGCGTATGAATAACCTTGATCTTTCAAAGGGCCCAGTTGAACAAAGGGTGAGGGATAAATTTGGATTCCAGGAAGATAACAAGTTTGAAAGCCAATACTTTAACATGCTGAGCTTGGATTCTAAAGTAAATGAGAATGTGAGCAAAATTTCCTTCAGGAATGGTATGTATAACATGAATGCAGTTTACCAGAAGAACAATGCAAGCATTGTAGGAAACATGACTGGTAACAAGTACAACAACAAAGAAATCAACAACtgcaacaataacaacaacgaATCTGCAAATACAGTTGAGAAAAGGTTCAAGACCTTGCCGGCTACTGAGACGCTCCCAAGAAATGAAGTGCTTGGAGGTTACATCTTTGTGTGTAACAATGACACAATGCAGGAAGATTTGAAGCGACAACTATTTG GTTTACCTCCAAGGTATAGAGATTCTGTTCGGGCAATAACACCAGGCTTGCCATTGTTTCTCTACAATTATACAACACACCAGCTGCATGGCATTTTCGAG GCAGCGAGCTTTGGTGGTTCAAACATCGATCCAACTGCTTGGGAAGACAAGAAGTGTAAAGGCGAATCTAGGTTTCCTGCTCAG GTAAGGATCCGTGTGAGAAAAATCTGCAAGGCTTTGGAAGAAGATTCCTTCAGGCCTGTCTTGCACCACTATGATGGTCCCAAGTTCCGTCTTGAGCTGTCAGTTCCTGAG ACCCTTAATCTATTGGACCTATGCGAACAAGCGGGCTCCGCAGCATAA
- the LOC126611267 gene encoding transcription and mRNA export factor ENY2-like, whose translation MAMCMIGPSPINVNQRGPNIKPASPYDRRINLLSSFKSQSVRRSRFSPSPFAKTMWKSVNRPPTPDAAENQAKEPTLQELISIELIESGEKERLMELLRERLIECGWKDEMKALCRAFIKKKGRNNVTVDDLVHVITPKGRASVPDSVKAELLQRIRAFLMSAAI comes from the exons ATGGCGATGTGTATGATTGGGCCTAGCCCAATAAACGTCAATCAGAGAGGGCCCAATATTAAACCTGCATCCCCGTATGACCGTAGGATCAATCTACTTTCCTCCTTCAAGTCACAGAGTGTTCGACGGTCGAGATTTTCACCGTCTCCGTTTGCCAAAACCAT gTGGAAATCTGTGAATCGTCCGCCGACGCCGGATGCTGCAGAAAATCAAGCAAAAGAGCCCACCCTTCAAGAGCTTATCAGCATCGAG TTGATTGAGAGCGGTGAAAAGGAGAGGTTAATGGAGCTTCTGAGGGAAAGGCTGATAGAGTGTGGATGGAAGGATGAAATGAAAGCTCTTTGCAG GGCGTTTATAAAGAAAAAGGGGAGGAACAATGTTACAGTTGATGACCTTGTACATGTAATCACCCCAAAGGGCAGAG CCTCCGTCCCCGATTCCGTGAAGGCGGAGCTTTTGCAAAGAATTCGTGCATTTCTCATGTCAGCAGCTATTTGA